In the genome of Tissierellales bacterium, the window TCTTTTTCATTGTGCTCCATTTCACTTGAATTCATTGCAAGTGTTATAGCATCTTTATTCGCCATCATTTCACTTGCAAATCTAGAGTGCATACCCATATACTCTATCCACGGATCTTTGCCATTTTTTCTAGTCTCTTCTAAATCTATAAATAGGGCAAAAAACTGAGCTAAGCTATCACTATTTTTAAGTTTTTCCAAATCCACGTGAAAATTGTTTCTCATTAAGTTTTGACTTGGATCTTCTCCATAAAGTCTTAGTATAGTGTCACAATGTAAATCTATCATTTTCATATTGGTCATCCCCCTCGTCCACTACTAGTTAAAATCATTCTACCAAATGATTATTAATTCTATCTAAAAATTTGAAAAACATTTCTTTTTCATCATCAGAAAAATCCTTTAGCGCTTGATTATTAATCTCTTTTCTGATCTCTACCAACAATGGAACTACTTTTTTTCCCTCATCAGTCATATACAATCTATAATTTCGCCTATCCACTTCATCTTCATTTTTGTAGACATATCCCATATCTATCAATTTTCTAACAGCCTTTGTAGTGGTAGCCTTTTCAACGCGCAACAGCCCCCCAAGCTCCTTTTGCGTCATACCTTCATTTCTATATATCGTTACTAAAAATCTCGTCTGACCCTTTCGAATTTTGATATTGTTCTCTTCCAATTTTTCATCCATTAATTTTCCGAAGTGAAAATACCCTATCGCAAATTCTTTGCCTATTGACCTTTCTTTCTCCATAAAACTCATCCCTCTTTCCTTCTTTTCATTATATAGTAAATTGAAATGATTGCAAATTATTTTTTAGGGTATGTTTTGTAATGATAAATTCCCATAATTTCAAAATTAAAGGAGGGACCTTTATGGATTACAATATACTCATAGCTGGCA includes:
- a CDS encoding MarR family transcriptional regulator; its protein translation is MEKERSIGKEFAIGYFHFGKLMDEKLEENNIKIRKGQTRFLVTIYRNEGMTQKELGGLLRVEKATTTKAVRKLIDMGYVYKNEDEVDRRNYRLYMTDEGKKVVPLLVEIRKEINNQALKDFSDDEKEMFFKFLDRINNHLVE